The Candidatus Methylomirabilota bacterium genome contains the following window.
CGGCCTGGGTGATCCCAATCTCATGAGCTGGGGGCTCATGCTCCAGAACGCCCAGGGTTTTCTCCGGCGCGCGTGGTGGATGGCCGTCTTCCCAGGGCTCGCCATCTTTATGGCGGTGCTCTCGTTCAATCTCTTCGGCGACGGCTTGAGCGATGCCCTGAATCCGCGGCTGCGTCAGCGCACCTGACGCCCGGAGAGGACATGACCTCAGCACGGCAAGCGGTGGTCAAGCGGATCTGGCGCTCGCGTGAGCTCACGAGCGATCTGTCCGAGCTCTGCGCGCTCGGTAGGCCGCGCTGTTCGCCTGCTGTCTCGTGACTCCGGATCAGCGAACCGTCGGACGCGCGTGGGGCCGCCGGAAGCGGAGGAAGGGCCTTGATGGTCTTCCCCTTCCTCTGCTCGGCAAGGCGCAACTCATAGAGGGACTGTAGATTCAACCAGAACTCGGGGCTGGTGCGGGGCGTGCCATGTGTCCTCCCATATTGGCAGGCTTGTGAGAAAGCGGTCCCGCTCTACGACGCGATCTCTCGCAGCCGTCTTTCCAGATGCCTCCGCTCGGCCTCGTTGCTCACCAGCTCGAG
Protein-coding sequences here:
- a CDS encoding ABC transporter permease, yielding GLGDPNLMSWGLMLQNAQGFLRRAWWMAVFPGLAIFMAVLSFNLFGDGLSDALNPRLRQRT